DNA sequence from the Schlegelella aquatica genome:
TGCTCGGCCACGAACTGCGCTCCGTCGCCGAGGCGCAGCGCCACACGCGGGTCGTCGAGGGCCCCCTGGTGGATCGACTGCAGGTGCTTGCGCGACATCTCCACCACGTCGCCATCGAGTTCGGCGAGCACGAGCCTGCCGACCGAGGGGTGCTTGAGCATTTCCTCCGCCGTGCCGCCGTCTCCGCCGCCGACGACCAGCACCGAGCGCGGCTGCTCATGCGTGATCGCGGCCACGTGCACCATGGGCTCGTGGTAGAAGAACTCGTCGCGCTCCGAGGTCATGTAGCGGCCGTCCAGCCGCAGCAGGCGGCCCCACTGGGGCGTCTCGAACACCTCGAGCTGCTGGTAGCGGGTGCGCATCGTCTCGAGCCGGCGCGCAGCCTGGAAGCCGAAGGCGCTGTGGTCGTTGAGCCACTCGAGCAGCAGTTCGTCCGAACGCGTCTCAGGGTCCTTGGAGCCGCGCAAGATGCGGTTGGTGATGCGCTGCGCCGGGGCGAAGGTCGACATCAAGTCGTTGAGCAGCCGCTCGGCCTTCGAGGAGTTGTCGGTCGAGAAGTTGCACACGTAGACGTCCAGCGTCACGCCGGCGCGCTCCGGCCAGGTGTGCACGGCCAGATGCGACTCCGCCAGCAGCACGGCCCCGGTCACGCCGCCGGGCTGGCCCTGCCATTCGGGAAACGTGTGGTACTTCTCGTCGACCAGCGTGAGCCCGGACGCCTGCACGGCGCTGCGGCACACATCCGCCAGCGTCGCGGCATCGGTCATCAATGCCGCCTCGCACTGGCATCCATACAGATCAGCGGTGAGGTGCAATCCCTGCATACGACCCCCTTGTCCTCGGCTTCCTCGCCCCGACCCCTTGGCGTGACGGCGCACGCCCGTGCGGGACCCTGGAAAGGTGGCGGTGCCCTTGCGGCACCAAAAAACGCAAGATTTTACCGAACGGTGGGCGCCGGCCGGCGCGGCGGGGCCACAGGCAAAACAAAGGGCCGCTGAAGTGCGGCCCTGGGATCTGGAGCGGGTGATGGGAATCGAACCCACGCTATCGGCTTGGGAAGCCGAAGTTCTACCATTGAACTACACCCGCGTCGTTCCGCATTCTAGCGCGCCTGCGGCCGATCTTCACGCCCCGGCGGCCCGGCACGTCCGTTGCCGCGAAAGGGGTAGACAAGCCAGCGACCGGGCGGCCCCACCCGCCCGTGAAGGAACGGAAAGGAGAACGGTGATGCGAAATCTGACGTCGACCCTCCTCGGAGTCGCCGCAGGGGCTGCCGCGATGTACTACCTGGACCCGGAGATGGGACGCCGGCGGCGTGCGATGGTGCGCGACAAGTTCGTCTCGGCGTCGCACGACCTGGGCGACCTCGCCGAGGCCCGCAGCAAGCGACTGGGCGACCGGCTGAAGGGTTGGATCGCCCACACGCGCTCGCAACTCACCGGCACTGCGCGGCCCCACAGCGATGCACAGCTGTGCGAGCGCATCCGGGCTCAGTTGGGCCGCCTGGTCACGCACCCCGGTGCGATCCACGTGGACGCGACCGAGGGACGCGTGTGTCTGCGCGGCCACGTGTTGCAGCACGAAGTCGACGGGCTCCTGTCGGCCGTGTCCGCGATGCAAGGGGTGCACGCGGTGGACAACCAACTCTCGGTGCACGCATCCCCGCAGGGGATTCCCGAGTTGCAGGGGACGCACCGCCTCCAGGGCGAACCGGCGCGGCACCGCCCCGTCTTGCCGATGATCGCGCTGGCCGCACCCGTCGCGGTGGCTTGGCTCGCGGCACGCCGAGGCGCGCAACACGCGCGCTCGCACGTCCACGGGATGTGACAGGCGCCGAAGACGTCGAGACCTGGCGGCAGCAACTCGTTGGAACGGCTGCCGCCTGCGCCGCGGCCCTGGCTCACGCTGGACCGCACTGGCGCGAAAGCTGCCCGCGCAGGCGGCGCGCGAGAGCGCTCTGGCGTGCCAGCAGAAAGCCGCGCAGCAGCTCGGGATAGTCCGCTCGAACGGCATCCGCCACCGAAGGCCGGTTCGCCAGCGCCGAGCGCCACTGCGCCACCCTGGGCAGTCCCCTCCAGAAGCCGAAGTCGGCGATGGAATCGAAGACGTCGAAGTAGCGGAACACCGGCCCGAACACCGCGTCGACGATGCTGAAAGCCTGTCCCGCAAAGTAGGGCCCCGATCCCAAGGCCTCCTCGAGCCGTTCGAGCCGAGCGCGGATCTCGCCCGCACGCCCCGCCAGGGCGGCCTCGTCCGCCGCGTTGTAGAACGCGCCGATCACGTTCAGCAGGGCCGAGCCGAACTCGACCCAGGAACGGTGCCGCGCCCGCTCCAGCGCGCTCAGCGGGTGCAGCCGGGGCCGAGCGGTTTCATCGAGGTATTCGCAGATCACGGCAGACTCGAAGATCGCCACGTCGCCGACCAG
Encoded proteins:
- the speE gene encoding polyamine aminopropyltransferase, which produces MQGLHLTADLYGCQCEAALMTDAATLADVCRSAVQASGLTLVDEKYHTFPEWQGQPGGVTGAVLLAESHLAVHTWPERAGVTLDVYVCNFSTDNSSKAERLLNDLMSTFAPAQRITNRILRGSKDPETRSDELLLEWLNDHSAFGFQAARRLETMRTRYQQLEVFETPQWGRLLRLDGRYMTSERDEFFYHEPMVHVAAITHEQPRSVLVVGGGDGGTAEEMLKHPSVGRLVLAELDGDVVEMSRKHLQSIHQGALDDPRVALRLGDGAQFVAEQAARADGERFDLIVLDLTDPDTPAQQLYTREFFAQVKQLLRPGGAITLHISSPIFTPARVQQLTSSLTSVFSIVRPFGLYVPLYGTYWGMACASDALDPLSLEPAEVERRLASRGIRDLKYYNGDVHRALFALPNYYRELVQG
- a CDS encoding glutathione S-transferase family protein, which produces MSAPLVLVSHALCPYVQRAAIVLAEKGVPFERRDIDLADKPSWFLKVSPLGKTPVLLVGDVAIFESAVICEYLDETARPRLHPLSALERARHRSWVEFGSALLNVIGAFYNAADEAALAGRAGEIRARLERLEEALGSGPYFAGQAFSIVDAVFGPVFRYFDVFDSIADFGFWRGLPRVAQWRSALANRPSVADAVRADYPELLRGFLLARQSALARRLRGQLSRQCGPA
- a CDS encoding BON domain-containing protein, which codes for MRNLTSTLLGVAAGAAAMYYLDPEMGRRRRAMVRDKFVSASHDLGDLAEARSKRLGDRLKGWIAHTRSQLTGTARPHSDAQLCERIRAQLGRLVTHPGAIHVDATEGRVCLRGHVLQHEVDGLLSAVSAMQGVHAVDNQLSVHASPQGIPELQGTHRLQGEPARHRPVLPMIALAAPVAVAWLAARRGAQHARSHVHGM